The Plectropomus leopardus isolate mb chromosome 7, YSFRI_Pleo_2.0, whole genome shotgun sequence genome window below encodes:
- the cd79a gene encoding B-cell antigen receptor complex-associated protein alpha chain: MIAMGTVTNFLLCSFVVGIAQSEVILHPDKPFERVKVLNQVKLRCCYSSPTTRPSEITWIKRSSNKTQALRAVELSDFVIKRRAKLSVNFSCSTLTFQRVQLEDTGMYQCWLNDSKLLSHGTYLQVYKHLEKTLNLKESTKNKILTAEGVLLLLCVLGPSITFLFKSKRLNQLEKKKVKKEEENIYQGLNLDECWSTYDQIERAQTHGPYQDVGNVKEEEEPIQLEKP; this comes from the exons ATGATCGCAATGGGCACAGTGACAAACTTTCTCCTCTGCAGCTTTGTTG TGGGTATTGCTCAGAGTGAGGTGATTTTACATCCGGACAAGCCATTTGAGAGGGTGAAGGTCCTTAACCAAGTTAAGCTGAGGTGCTGCTACTCTTCACCAACCACCAGACCGTCAGAAATCACTTGGATAAAACGCAGTTCCAACAAAACCCAGGCTCTACGTGCTGTGGAGCTTTCGGACTTTGTGATTAAAAGAAGGGCAAAACTCTCTGTCAATTTCTCCTGTTCCACCCTAACCTTCCAGCGAGTCCAGCTGGAGGACACCGGGATGTACCAGTGTTGGCTGAATGACAGTAAACTCCTCTCCCATGGCACCTACCTGCAGGTCTACA AGCACTTGGAGAAGACGCTAAACCTCAAGGAAAGCACCAAAAACAAGATCCTGACGGCTGAAGGAGTCTTACTGCTACTGTGTGTTCTTGGGCCCTCTATCACTTTTCTCTTCAAG TCAAAGAGACTAAACCAACtggagaagaagaaagtgaaaaaggaagaggaaaacATATATCAG GGGCTAAATCTGGACGAATGTTGGTCAACGTATGATCAGATCGAGCGTGCCCAGACACATGGCCCGTACCAGGATGTGGGCAACGTAAAGGAAGAAGAGGAGCCGATCCAGCTGGAGAAACCCTGA